In Manis pentadactyla isolate mManPen7 chromosome 3, mManPen7.hap1, whole genome shotgun sequence, a single window of DNA contains:
- the FAM83A gene encoding protein FAM83A produces the protein MSWSRHVGKIRKRLEDVKSQWVRPARADFSDNESARLATDALLDGGPEAYWQVLSQEGEVDFLSSVEAQYIQAQAKEPPSAPEPLGGAEAGPRGHDACSLQSGTYFPMASEGSEPTLLHTWALAEKPYLKDRSSATVYFQMDKHNNIRDLIRRCITRTSQVLAILMDVFTDVEIFCDILEAASKRRVFVCVLLDQGGVKLFQEMCDKVQISDSHLKNISIRSVEGEVYCAKSGRKFTGQIQEKFIISDWRYVLSGSYSFTWLCGHVHRNILSKFTGQAVELFDEEFRHLYASSKPVMGLKSPRLVAPLQPGAGPSAPCLSGSSCSASGSTDSNPFSSPSPSSNPQNQSLSASSGPSSPLAPNPLPPTRFQPHCGPLGAPTPQAHFSPRPHDGSPALYSILNAYRPTRLQLEQLGLVPRAAHIWRPFLQASPYF, from the exons ATGAGCTGGTCCAGGCATGTAGGTAAGATTCGGAAACGCCTGGAAGATGTCAAGAGCCAGTGGGTCCGGCCGGCCAGGGCTGACTTCAGCGACAATGAGAGTGCCCGGCTGGCAACAGATGCCCTTTTGGATGGGGGTCCCGAGGCCTACTGGCAGGTGCTCAGCCAGGAAGGTGAGGTGGACTTCTTGTCCTCAGTGGAGGCCCAGTATATCCAGGCCCAGGCCAAGGAGCCCCCCTCTGCTCCAGAGCCTCTGGGAGGGGCCGAGGCCGGCCCCAGGGGACACGACGCCTGCTCCCTACAGTCTGGGACCTATTTCCCCATGGCCTCCGAGGGCAGTGAGCCGACCCTGCTGCACACCTGGGCCTTGGCCGAGAagccctacctgaaggacaggtcCAGTGCCACCGTGTACTTCCAGATGGACAAGCACAACAACATCCGGGACCTCATCCGCCGCTGCATCACGCGGACCAGCCAG GTCCTGGCCATCCTGATGGATGTGTTCACGGATGTGGAGATCTTCTGTGACATTCTGGAGGCAGCCAGCAAGCGCCGGGTGTTCGTCTGTGTGCTCCTGGACCAGGGAGGTGTGAAGCTCTTCCAGGAGATGTGTGACAAAGTGCAGATCTCTGACAGCCACCTCAAG AACATTTCTATCCGGAGCGTGGAAGGAGAGGTGTACTGTGCCAAATCAGGCAGGAAGTTCACCGGCCAGATCCAGGAGAAGTTCATCATCTCAGACTGGAGATATGTCCTGTCTGGATCATACAG CTTCACCTGGCTCTGCGGACACGTCCACCGGAACATCCTCTCCAAGTTCACAGGCCAAGCGGTGGAGCTGTTCGACGAGGAGTTCCGCCACCTCTACGCCTCCTCCAAACCTGTGATGGGCCTCAAGTCGCCCAGGCTGGTCGCACCCCTCCAGCCCGGAGCTGGCCCCAGCGCCCCCTGCCTCAGTGGCAGCAGCTGCTCCGCTAGTGGCAGCACAGACTCCAACCCCTTCAGCAGCCCGTCACCAAGCAGCAACCCACAGAACCAGAGTCTGTCTGCATCCTCAGGGCCCAGCAGCCCCCTGGCCCCAAACCCACTTCCACCCACCAGGTTCCAGCCCCACTGTGGTCCTCTGGGGGCCCCGACCCCACAGGCCCACTTCTCCCCGAGGCCCCATGATGGCTCACCCGCTCTCTACAGCATTCTCAATGCCTACAGGCCCACGCGGCTGCAGCTCGAGCAGCTTGGCCTGGTGCCCAGGGCAGCCCACATCTGGAGGCCCTTTCTACAGGCCTCTCCTTATTTCTGA